GTTTATTACGGCCGCCACGACGTGCCGGTCTTTTATCGTTGTCTCCGCCTTCTCTTTGCTTGAAGCCCATGCTTTTCAGTCCTTTCCTATCATGTAACCCATATCTCCGAAGAGTATCAGCTCATGTTAAAATGGCAAATCATCATCCGATATATCAATCGGTTTTCCGTCATCGGAAAAAGGATCCTGATTGTTGCTACGCGAATTATTGTTATTGTTCGCGCGTCCGCCGCCTCCATAAGAAGGCTCTTCACGCATTGGTTGCCCACCGCCGCCACCGCTATTATCACGGTTAGCTGACTCCAAGAAACGGACATTATCGGCAATAACTTCGGTCACGTATACACGTTTTCCTTCGTTATTCTCGTAGTTCCGTACTTGAATGCGTC
The window above is part of the Paenibacillus sp. 1781tsa1 genome. Proteins encoded here:
- the ssb gene encoding single-stranded DNA-binding protein produces the protein MLNRVILIGRLTRDPELRYTPAGVAVTQFTLAVDRPFTSQGGEKEADFIPVVTWRQLAETCANYLRKGRLAAVEGRIQVRNYENNEGKRVYVTEVIADNVRFLESANRDNSGGGGGQPMREEPSYGGGGRANNNNNSRSNNQDPFSDDGKPIDISDDDLPF